One segment of Candidatus Caldatribacterium sp. DNA contains the following:
- a CDS encoding FtsX-like permease family protein: MSTCCLGSHRVGHSTIPVSLRYSQGAILGLFGSSLGALAGFFLIRFLQQAARASGGAISFSVTVNPSNILFIVTITTVASLLAAISPARQAVKLLPIEVIRNG, translated from the coding sequence TTGTCAACCTGCTGTTTAGGTTCACATCGTGTGGGACACTCTACAATTCCAGTATCTCTCAGGTACTCCCAGGGGGCTATTCTGGGTCTTTTCGGTTCCTCCCTTGGGGCTCTGGCCGGCTTTTTCCTCATCCGCTTTCTCCAGCAGGCTGCTCGGGCAAGCGGTGGAGCCATCTCCTTTTCGGTTACCGTGAATCCCTCGAATATACTCTTCATCGTCACCATCACCACTGTCGCCAGTCTCCTGGCGGCCATCTCTCCAGCCCGGCAGGCCGTCAAGCTCCTTCCCATCGAGGTGATTCGAAATGGATAG